A stretch of the Cydia strobilella chromosome 23, ilCydStro3.1, whole genome shotgun sequence genome encodes the following:
- the LOC134751892 gene encoding neural/ectodermal development factor IMP-L2-like, with the protein MYALLILALVAGCRAANVNKHMRLLTELENNIDSNLLPLRAPRRFLAITKAPAPVTGHQAGTTVSLLCEAFGAPAPTIRWFKNNQPVYEYDQESNEIFDTNPTSLARVSSTLLVSRTAGRDEYTCVTVAGAKTERVHSVVYSTDGSTDLIPDRARLIPLAPQILVSYKVFMDLIGNNVVLPCHAKGHPRPQVTWLNNRGATVKSDPRMKVLRSGELVISPLLWSDMGEFTCHVSNAYGSQLTTTFVYPASVSRVNKVKQ; encoded by the exons ATGTATGCTCTCCTAATATTAGCTCTGGTGGCGGGCTGCCGGGCCGCGAATGTCAACAAACACATGAGGTTGCTCACAGAACTGGAAAACAACATTGATTCTAATT TATTACCTCTCCGCGCGCCTCGAAGATTCCTCGCCATCACCAAGGCACCAGCACCAGTGACGGGGCACCAAGCGGGCACCACCGTGTCTTTATTATGCGAGGCGTTCGGGGCACCCGCACCTACGATACGCTGGTTCAAAAACAACCAGCCGGTTTATGAG TACGACCAAGAATCCAACGAAATCTTCGACACGAACCCCACCTCCCTGGCTCGGGTTTCATCTACACTGCTGGTGTCCCGGACCGCGGGCCGCGACGAGTACACCTGCGTGACGGTGGCTGGCGCTAAGACGGAGAGGGTCCATAGCGTCGTTTATAGCACAG ATGGCAGCACCGACTTAATACCAGACCGGGCGCGCCTCATACCACTCGCGCCACAAATCCTCGTTTCATACAAAGTGTTTATGGACCTCATCGGCAACAACGTGGTTCTCCCTTGCCATGCGAAGGGGCACCCGCGGCCGCAGGTGACGTGGCTGAACAATCGGGGCGCGACGGTCAAGTCGGATCCGAGGATGAAG GTACTTCGTTCAGGCGAGCTAGTAATCTCGCCTCTCCTGTGGAGCGACATGGGCGAGTTCACTTGCCACGTGTCCAACGCCTACGGGAGCCAGCTAACTACTACTTTCGTTTACCCTGCGAGTGTCA GTAGAGTGAATAAAGTAAAGCAGTAG